A genome region from Archaeoglobus fulgidus DSM 4304 includes the following:
- the cobA gene encoding uroporphyrinogen-III C-methyltransferase encodes MGGKVYIVGAGPGNFELLTLKAYRLLQEADVILYDRLVGEEIESFLKTLGKEVVYVGKERGEKGEKRQKEINRLMKKYFEEGKKIVRLKGGDPGIFGRMAEEIEFLVENRIPFEVVPGVSSVNGAPVCSGIPLTEAENAFGFLVVSGSDSGRIRELHEKGTLVILMGGCTAKDVARNLIESGVDADRDVAVIERGSMKNQRVTITKLSELVERDFNFDSPALIVVGDVVRFARVCQNHEDRKI; translated from the coding sequence GTGGGTGGAAAGGTTTACATAGTTGGAGCTGGTCCCGGAAACTTCGAGCTTTTAACTCTGAAAGCATACAGGCTGCTTCAGGAGGCTGATGTAATTCTGTACGACAGGCTAGTTGGGGAGGAAATTGAGTCCTTCCTTAAAACCCTTGGCAAAGAGGTTGTCTATGTTGGCAAGGAGAGAGGGGAGAAAGGAGAAAAAAGGCAGAAAGAGATAAACAGGCTGATGAAGAAGTACTTTGAAGAAGGAAAGAAGATCGTGAGACTGAAAGGAGGAGATCCGGGAATTTTCGGCAGAATGGCTGAGGAGATTGAATTTTTGGTTGAGAATAGAATCCCCTTTGAGGTTGTTCCGGGCGTTAGCTCCGTAAACGGTGCGCCGGTTTGCTCAGGAATTCCCCTTACCGAAGCAGAAAACGCATTCGGCTTTCTTGTTGTGAGCGGAAGTGACTCTGGGAGAATAAGAGAACTGCACGAGAAGGGGACGCTCGTGATTCTGATGGGGGGCTGCACGGCCAAGGATGTTGCCAGAAACCTGATTGAATCAGGGGTGGATGCAGATAGAGACGTGGCGGTAATCGAGAGAGGGAGCATGAAAAACCAGAGGGTTACTATTACAAAGCTTTCTGAGCTTGTTGAGAGAGATTTTAATTTTGATAGCCCTGCGCTAATCGTCGTTGGGGATGTTGTAAGGTTCGCAAGAGTTTGCCAAAACCATGAGGATAGAAAAATATAA
- a CDS encoding DUF483 domain-containing protein, with product MFFEFKKHFWKNPVLSLEISRILCNASSYVLPQGILKVEEGAFDAINRKFDDFMEGKAEVDELMAEADRLEEKLNEQLNRNFGYLHELGLEPHAKVAFVSRILSRGFVYPDVQIFVGKRACKKLRELSKVERRILEGRIELGKGREKLLRLEGKLLGYPDCCVGSYIESKRGFPAESRFIMECAEKGVFVKSLKALKSSKLISIPYLFTSNFYPCSIECSKAVKVGLKIQEWLDEFEDAFKLRSMLIALFYAATALRASKAAGNYGEKLRSFFSSLSPGDIGLIETLERHSGNQAEFTNLFIARILGGFSKG from the coding sequence ATGTTTTTTGAGTTTAAAAAGCATTTCTGGAAAAATCCTGTCCTGTCCCTCGAAATTTCGAGAATTCTGTGCAATGCATCATCCTACGTCCTGCCGCAGGGGATTCTTAAGGTTGAGGAGGGTGCCTTTGATGCCATAAACCGAAAATTTGACGATTTTATGGAAGGCAAAGCTGAGGTTGACGAGCTGATGGCCGAGGCTGATAGGCTGGAGGAGAAGCTCAATGAGCAACTAAACAGAAATTTCGGTTACTTGCACGAACTGGGACTTGAGCCACACGCAAAAGTCGCCTTTGTAAGCAGAATTCTCAGCAGGGGATTTGTTTATCCGGACGTTCAGATTTTTGTGGGTAAAAGAGCTTGCAAAAAACTGAGAGAGCTTTCAAAGGTTGAGAGAAGGATTCTCGAAGGTAGAATTGAGCTGGGAAAGGGCAGAGAGAAGCTTTTGCGGCTGGAAGGTAAGCTGCTCGGCTACCCTGATTGCTGCGTTGGAAGCTACATAGAGAGCAAGAGGGGTTTTCCGGCTGAGAGCAGGTTTATCATGGAGTGTGCTGAAAAGGGTGTTTTCGTCAAGTCATTAAAGGCGTTAAAGTCCTCGAAGCTCATTTCTATCCCCTATCTCTTCACATCCAACTTTTACCCGTGCAGCATTGAGTGCAGCAAAGCGGTAAAAGTCGGGCTCAAAATCCAAGAATGGCTTGATGAGTTTGAGGACGCTTTTAAGCTGAGAAGCATGCTTATAGCACTATTTTATGCTGCAACTGCGCTGAGAGCTTCTAAAGCTGCTGGCAATTACGGAGAGAAGCTTAGAAGCTTTTTCTCAAGTCTTTCACCAGGTGATATTGGTTTGATAGAAACGCTTGAAAGACACAGCGGTAACCAGGCGGAGTTTACAAACCTATTCATAGCTCGCATACTAGGCGGTTTTTCAAAAGGGTGA
- the dsrB gene encoding dissimilatory-type sulfite reductase subunit beta: protein MVVEGVKTDFGPPYFRDLLHPVIAKNYGKWKYHEVVKPGVIKRVAESGDVIYVVRFGTPRLLSIYTVRELCDIADKYSDGYLRWTSRNNVEFFVTDESKIDDLINEVQERVGFPCGGTWDAVKGEYGLSNIVHTQGWIHCHTPAIDASGIVKAVMDELYEYFTDHKLPAMCRISLACCANMCGAVHASDIAIVGIHRTPPIPNDEAIRKTCEIPSTVAACPTGALKPDMKNKTIKVDVEKCMYCGNCYTMCPGMPLFDPENDGAAIMVGGKLSEARRMPELSKVVVPWVPNEPPRWPTLVKYVKQILEAWAANANKHERLIEWVDRIGWERFFELTGLEFTQHLIDDYRITPYFYSEFRASTQFKW, encoded by the coding sequence ATGGTAGTTGAGGGTGTTAAAACGGATTTTGGTCCACCATACTTCAGGGACCTTCTCCACCCGGTTATAGCCAAAAACTACGGCAAGTGGAAGTATCATGAAGTAGTAAAGCCGGGTGTCATTAAGAGAGTTGCTGAGAGCGGAGATGTCATTTACGTTGTAAGGTTCGGAACTCCAAGACTTCTGAGCATATACACGGTAAGAGAACTCTGTGACATTGCCGACAAATACTCTGACGGCTATTTGAGATGGACGAGCAGAAACAACGTCGAGTTTTTCGTAACTGACGAGAGCAAGATTGATGATTTGATTAACGAGGTGCAGGAGAGAGTTGGCTTCCCATGTGGTGGAACATGGGATGCTGTTAAGGGAGAATACGGGCTGAGCAACATTGTCCACACTCAGGGCTGGATTCACTGCCACACTCCAGCCATTGACGCTTCTGGTATTGTAAAGGCTGTGATGGATGAGCTTTACGAGTACTTCACCGACCACAAGCTGCCTGCAATGTGCAGAATCAGCCTTGCCTGCTGTGCAAACATGTGTGGTGCTGTCCACGCTTCAGATATTGCAATTGTCGGTATCCACAGAACACCTCCAATACCCAACGACGAGGCCATCAGAAAGACCTGTGAGATTCCGTCAACAGTGGCTGCATGTCCAACAGGAGCCCTCAAGCCGGACATGAAGAACAAGACCATCAAGGTTGACGTGGAGAAGTGCATGTACTGCGGTAACTGCTACACGATGTGCCCCGGCATGCCACTCTTCGACCCTGAGAACGATGGAGCTGCAATCATGGTCGGAGGTAAACTCTCTGAAGCAAGGAGAATGCCAGAGCTTTCAAAGGTCGTGGTGCCGTGGGTGCCCAACGAGCCACCGAGATGGCCCACTCTGGTTAAGTACGTAAAGCAGATTCTTGAAGCGTGGGCAGCCAATGCAAACAAGCACGAAAGGCTGATAGAGTGGGTTGACAGAATCGGCTGGGAGAGGTTCTTCGAGCTCACAGGCCTCGAATTCACACAGCACCTCATCGACGACTACAGAATCACTCCATACTTCTACAGCGAGTTCAGAGCTTCAACGCAGTTCAAGTGGTAA
- a CDS encoding DUF2589 domain-containing protein, whose product MSEKNRVKIPLLTLVPVPYLSIDEAEIDFSAKIVATSKQQKGKFVPLYASTHQKLKQRQTSTESLTSR is encoded by the coding sequence GTGAGTGAGAAGAACAGGGTAAAAATCCCGCTTCTCACATTGGTTCCCGTTCCCTACCTCAGCATCGACGAGGCGGAGATAGACTTCAGCGCGAAGATTGTTGCAACGTCAAAGCAGCAGAAGGGGAAGTTCGTGCCGCTGTATGCGTCTACGCACCAAAAGCTGAAACAAAGACAGACCTCAACGGAGAGCTTAACATCAAGATAA
- the dsrA gene encoding dissimilatory-type sulfite reductase subunit alpha — MSETPLLDELEKGPWPSFVKEIKKTAELMEKAAAEGKDVKMPKGARGLLKQLEISYKDKKTHWKHGGIVSVVGYGGGVIGRYSDLGEQIPEVEHFHTMRINQPSGWFYSTKALRGLCDVWEKWGSGLTNFHGSTGDIIFLGTRSEYLQPCFEDLGNLEIPFDIGGSGSDLRTPSACMGPALCEFACYDTLELCYDLTMTYQDELHRPMWPYKFKIKCAGCPNDCVASKARSDFAIIGTWKDDIKVDQEAVKEYASWMDIENEVVKLCPTGAIKWDGKELTIDNRECVRCMHCINKMPKALKPGDERGATILIGGKAPFVEGAVIGWVAVPFVEVEKPYDEIKEILEAIWDWWDEEGKFRERIGELIWRKGMREFLKVIGREADVRMVKAPRNNPFMFFEKDELKPSAYTEELKKRGMW; from the coding sequence ATGTCAGAAACTCCTTTGCTTGATGAATTAGAAAAGGGGCCTTGGCCAAGTTTTGTAAAGGAAATCAAGAAGACAGCAGAATTGATGGAAAAGGCTGCTGCCGAGGGTAAGGATGTGAAAATGCCGAAGGGCGCAAGAGGCTTGCTCAAGCAGCTTGAAATCTCCTATAAAGACAAGAAGACGCACTGGAAGCACGGAGGTATTGTCTCGGTTGTAGGCTACGGTGGAGGTGTTATCGGCAGGTACTCCGACCTCGGAGAGCAGATTCCAGAAGTTGAGCACTTCCACACAATGCGTATAAACCAGCCCTCAGGATGGTTCTATTCGACAAAGGCCCTCAGAGGACTTTGTGACGTATGGGAGAAGTGGGGAAGCGGTCTGACCAACTTCCACGGCTCGACTGGAGATATCATCTTCCTCGGAACGAGGAGTGAGTACCTCCAGCCGTGCTTTGAGGACTTGGGTAACCTCGAAATCCCCTTCGACATTGGAGGAAGCGGCTCCGATCTCAGAACACCCTCAGCCTGTATGGGTCCAGCACTCTGTGAGTTTGCCTGCTACGATACGCTGGAGCTCTGCTACGACCTCACAATGACCTATCAGGATGAGCTTCACAGGCCCATGTGGCCCTACAAGTTCAAGATAAAGTGCGCCGGCTGTCCGAACGACTGTGTTGCCTCAAAGGCGAGGTCAGACTTCGCCATTATCGGAACCTGGAAGGATGACATCAAGGTTGACCAGGAGGCAGTTAAGGAGTATGCATCCTGGATGGACATCGAGAATGAGGTCGTAAAGCTCTGCCCAACTGGAGCCATCAAGTGGGATGGGAAGGAGCTCACGATCGACAACAGAGAATGTGTCAGATGTATGCACTGTATAAACAAGATGCCAAAAGCTCTCAAGCCAGGTGATGAGAGAGGAGCAACAATCCTCATCGGTGGTAAGGCACCTTTCGTTGAGGGTGCTGTCATTGGATGGGTTGCAGTTCCATTCGTAGAGGTTGAGAAACCCTACGATGAAATCAAGGAGATTCTTGAAGCCATCTGGGACTGGTGGGACGAGGAAGGCAAGTTCAGAGAAAGAATCGGGGAGTTAATCTGGAGAAAGGGAATGAGGGAGTTCCTCAAGGTCATCGGCAGAGAAGCAGATGTGAGAATGGTGAAGGCACCAAGAAACAACCCGTTCATGTTCTTCGAGAAGGACGAGTTGAAGCCGTCGGCATATACTGAAGAATTGAAGAAGAGGGGGATGTGGTAA
- a CDS encoding 4Fe-4S dicluster domain-containing protein, translating to MAEINVDQDKCSGCGECISVCPGGVFEFNDDGKSYPANPDECQECCSCVEVCPEGAITVDVCE from the coding sequence ATGGCTGAAATAAACGTTGATCAGGACAAGTGCAGCGGATGTGGAGAGTGCATTTCCGTTTGCCCCGGAGGAGTGTTTGAGTTCAACGACGACGGGAAGAGCTACCCGGCAAACCCGGACGAGTGTCAGGAGTGCTGCTCCTGCGTTGAGGTCTGCCCTGAGGGGGCAATCACCGTAGACGTCTGCGAGTGA
- a CDS encoding NOG1 family protein — protein MQDFKKLPTVLTAEELIDKIFRRAARVEGRNPKEKALNKLATISNVSRDYFGKIIGAHPSYENLPDFYREMVDVVVGIRQLKKSLVALKWADGMIQKVVSRAVREVKGGKNPSAVVKSAYGRVASIIEQIDDELRFLNDAKNRMREIPILQDLPTIVVAGYPNVGKSSLVARISTVKPEVASYPFTTKKINLGFAEFAGKRVQIIDTPGLLDRPLSKRNRIERRAVLALKHLADIILFVIDPTETCGYSLEKQLSLLEEIKGYFAKPTVEVYSKADMHDRRDRQAYSAVTGEGIDELIKEIEKMVKIHSQTSTVIAPSGQTSTQEQHS, from the coding sequence ATGCAGGACTTCAAGAAGCTGCCGACTGTGCTAACGGCAGAGGAGCTGATAGACAAGATTTTCAGGAGAGCTGCGAGAGTTGAGGGGAGAAATCCAAAGGAGAAAGCCTTGAACAAGCTTGCAACAATCTCCAACGTTTCAAGGGACTACTTCGGCAAGATTATCGGAGCCCATCCGAGCTACGAAAACCTTCCCGACTTTTACAGGGAAATGGTTGACGTGGTTGTGGGAATAAGGCAGCTCAAGAAGTCCCTCGTAGCGCTGAAGTGGGCGGACGGGATGATTCAGAAGGTTGTGAGCAGAGCTGTGAGGGAAGTTAAGGGCGGTAAAAATCCCTCTGCTGTGGTTAAATCTGCCTACGGCAGAGTTGCATCAATCATCGAGCAGATTGATGATGAGCTTAGGTTCCTGAACGATGCCAAAAACAGGATGAGGGAGATACCCATTCTTCAGGATTTGCCCACAATCGTCGTTGCAGGCTACCCCAATGTAGGAAAATCTTCGCTCGTTGCAAGAATCTCAACGGTAAAGCCAGAGGTTGCCAGCTACCCCTTCACCACCAAGAAAATCAACCTCGGCTTTGCTGAATTTGCTGGAAAGAGAGTCCAAATCATTGACACGCCCGGTCTTCTTGACAGGCCGTTGAGCAAGAGAAACAGAATTGAGAGGAGGGCGGTTCTCGCTTTAAAGCACCTCGCTGACATAATCCTTTTCGTCATTGACCCAACAGAAACCTGCGGATACTCTCTGGAAAAGCAGCTTTCCCTTCTCGAGGAGATAAAGGGCTACTTCGCCAAGCCAACAGTAGAGGTGTACAGCAAGGCTGACATGCACGACAGAAGGGATAGACAAGCTTACTCAGCCGTTACAGGCGAGGGAATTGACGAGCTAATCAAAGAAATAGAAAAAATGGTAAAAATTCACTCGCAGACGTCTACGGTGATTGCCCCCTCAGGGCAGACCTCAACGCAGGAGCAGCACTCCTGA
- a CDS encoding DUF2589 domain-containing protein, with product MVGANIPAELAALPIESLIGKPLEAAVRAQAFAAMTTARFVQEVGLDDDGNVKTVTFKFKRKELDPETGDVTDVDTTVEAPLLTILPVPFIRIKDMTVHFNFTIKTSAQDKTQHDFASKLTAKAGWGWGSVKLTASYGFKKESRSQVDRSSELDITVNAVQDEMPEGMRTLLSLLKESIAPAGASGGGTG from the coding sequence ATGGTTGGCGCAAATATACCAGCAGAGCTTGCCGCTCTGCCGATAGAGAGTTTGATTGGCAAACCGCTTGAGGCCGCTGTGAGGGCTCAGGCCTTTGCAGCGATGACCACAGCACGATTCGTTCAGGAGGTTGGGCTTGACGACGACGGGAATGTTAAGACGGTAACATTCAAATTCAAGAGAAAGGAGCTCGACCCGGAAACGGGAGACGTTACGGACGTTGACACGACAGTTGAGGCACCCTTGCTGACGATTCTTCCCGTGCCCTTCATCAGGATAAAGGACATGACGGTCCACTTCAACTTCACCATAAAGACCTCTGCGCAGGACAAAACTCAGCACGACTTCGCCAGCAAGCTTACAGCAAAAGCAGGATGGGGCTGGGGAAGCGTGAAGCTCACAGCCTCTTACGGATTCAAGAAGGAGAGCAGGTCCCAGGTTGACAGAAGCTCGGAGCTTGACATCACCGTCAATGCTGTGCAGGATGAAATGCCTGAAGGTATGAGAACTCTGCTCAGCCTGCTGAAGGAGAGCATAGCTCCTGCTGGAGCTTCAGGTGGGGGAACAGGGTAA
- a CDS encoding DUF504 domain-containing protein, protein MRRYSIKEILDKFRWHPEFDFSKVRIRYIDRPKGYSEVSGDDIKEIGHMFIYLYSGAAIPHHRIVEIRYGEEVVWRRP, encoded by the coding sequence ATGAGGAGATATAGCATCAAAGAAATTTTGGATAAATTCAGGTGGCATCCCGAATTTGATTTTTCCAAAGTTAGAATTCGATACATAGACAGGCCAAAGGGCTACAGCGAGGTAAGCGGTGATGACATAAAGGAGATAGGCCACATGTTTATCTACCTTTACAGCGGCGCAGCCATTCCCCACCACAGGATTGTGGAAATAAGGTACGGAGAGGAGGTAGTATGGAGAAGACCGTAA
- a CDS encoding DUF2589 domain-containing protein, which yields MVNVALLLDQIIATPLRSMVEAQQESANATVEFLTSLIDENGKPKGIELAYEQTVFDPERGL from the coding sequence TTGGTCAACGTAGCTTTACTGCTGGATCAGATTATCGCAACCCCACTCAGGTCGATGGTGGAGGCCCAGCAGGAGTCAGCTAACGCAACCGTGGAGTTTCTAACAAGTCTGATCGACGAGAACGGAAAGCCCAAGGGCATTGAGCTGGCTTACGAGCAAACGGTTTTCGATCCAGAAAGGGGGCTGTGA
- a CDS encoding dissimilatory sulfite reductase D family protein, giving the protein MADYTEEDKQKVLAQLSKKTWKIPELAKILKMDKKVVKKIVQDLINEGVAGYWSSGSTTYVATKEYIEELEKKRAEG; this is encoded by the coding sequence ATGGCGGATTATACGGAAGAGGATAAGCAAAAGGTTCTGGCGCAGCTCAGCAAGAAGACTTGGAAGATTCCTGAACTGGCAAAAATCCTCAAAATGGACAAGAAAGTCGTTAAGAAGATCGTGCAGGATTTGATTAATGAAGGGGTTGCCGGATACTGGAGCTCCGGCTCAACAACCTACGTCGCTACCAAAGAGTACATCGAGGAGCTTGAGAAGAAGAGAGCTGAAGGTTAA
- a CDS encoding ArsR family transcriptional regulator, producing MVKRAKLINDVVELIPIFHLLSTETYRKVYNALLEGWYTARELEEMIGEGYRDALRILKNAGMLEAKWRMPSDPGGKPEKEYHVSYTHVSANFYISLKDLNKVLEVVFMSDDEVEEYVREIIKEIEAGRTSVTYITKDLNLDPLFLRAIAKRSLKLNLKGQLIELAKDEEI from the coding sequence ATGGTAAAGAGAGCCAAGTTGATTAACGATGTGGTGGAGCTAATCCCGATATTTCATCTCCTCTCAACCGAAACTTACAGGAAGGTTTACAACGCACTTCTTGAGGGATGGTACACGGCGAGAGAGCTTGAGGAGATGATAGGTGAGGGATACAGGGACGCCCTTAGGATACTGAAGAATGCAGGGATGCTTGAGGCGAAGTGGAGAATGCCATCTGATCCCGGAGGAAAGCCGGAGAAGGAGTACCACGTGAGCTACACCCACGTGAGCGCGAACTTCTACATTTCGCTGAAAGACCTCAACAAAGTTCTCGAAGTCGTATTCATGAGCGATGATGAAGTTGAGGAGTACGTCAGAGAAATAATCAAGGAAATTGAGGCTGGAAGAACGTCGGTGACGTACATCACCAAGGATTTGAACCTCGACCCTCTGTTTCTGAGGGCTATAGCCAAGCGCTCCCTCAAGCTGAACCTGAAGGGGCAGCTTATTGAGCTAGCGAAGGATGAGGAGATATAG
- a CDS encoding methyltransferase produces the protein MALVQEWSQGYRKILLLKAALELGIFEALRNEADADEVAKKIGGDRKITGIMLECLAKEGLLEKKGERYVNSRIAQTHLCKNSSLPMLNFLKKHFYDLEIWLNLAEIAKKGAVEVKRENLFSKLVIHAMAEHAMMGELQWAVETVAQYEEFRRARKMLDLGGGHGLYSVAFTQLNPNLEAVVFDLPEVVEKAKHYCKSSARVRFMSGDFFKDEIGGGYDFIFSSCNPAGKNSAMFPKICNALNSGGIYANKQFFWDDCSLDLLDLEWNLWNFGIEKGEKRFTFKGDLSLDEYLKELEKHDFEILGIHSYGDQKMIVARKTK, from the coding sequence TTGGCCTTAGTACAGGAGTGGAGCCAGGGATACAGGAAAATTCTTCTGCTCAAAGCAGCCCTTGAGCTCGGAATCTTTGAGGCTTTGCGGAATGAGGCTGATGCGGACGAGGTTGCCAAAAAAATCGGAGGGGACAGGAAGATTACAGGAATCATGCTGGAGTGCCTTGCCAAGGAGGGGTTGCTGGAGAAAAAAGGAGAAAGGTACGTCAACTCAAGAATAGCCCAAACGCACCTCTGCAAGAACTCCAGCCTCCCCATGCTGAACTTCCTGAAAAAGCACTTTTATGATCTGGAAATCTGGCTAAACCTTGCGGAGATAGCAAAGAAGGGAGCTGTTGAGGTAAAAAGGGAAAACCTCTTTTCCAAACTCGTTATTCACGCGATGGCGGAGCATGCGATGATGGGAGAGCTTCAGTGGGCTGTTGAAACTGTTGCGCAGTACGAAGAATTCAGGAGGGCGAGGAAGATGCTTGACCTCGGCGGAGGTCACGGTCTTTACTCTGTTGCTTTCACACAGCTAAATCCGAATCTTGAGGCTGTCGTCTTCGACCTTCCAGAAGTTGTTGAGAAGGCAAAGCATTACTGCAAAAGCTCTGCGAGAGTTCGCTTCATGTCGGGCGATTTCTTCAAAGACGAAATTGGGGGAGGGTACGATTTTATATTCTCATCATGCAATCCGGCGGGCAAAAATTCGGCAATGTTTCCAAAAATTTGCAATGCACTCAATTCTGGAGGCATTTACGCAAACAAGCAGTTTTTCTGGGATGATTGCAGCTTGGATTTGCTCGACCTTGAGTGGAACCTCTGGAATTTCGGCATTGAAAAGGGGGAGAAAAGATTTACATTCAAAGGAGACCTCAGCCTCGATGAATACCTGAAAGAACTCGAAAAACATGACTTTGAGATTCTCGGCATCCACAGCTATGGGGACCAAAAAATGATAGTGGCAAGGAAAACAAAATAA
- a CDS encoding BtpA/SgcQ family protein: MEKTVIGVVHLLPLPGSPEHTDLSAVIDKAVKDARAIEEGGADALILENYGDKPFLKEVGKETVAAMTVIACEVKRDVSIGLGINVLRNDAVAALAIAKAVNADFVRVNQLFFTSVSPEGILEGKAGEVMRYKKLVDCRAMIFADIAVKHAVHFASLEDYCLNAERSLADAVILTGKTTGGEVSLEELKYAKKTLKMPVLAGSGVNAENAARILKWCDGVIVGTYIKRGGLVDAERVRRIVRAAKG, from the coding sequence ATGGAGAAGACCGTAATCGGCGTGGTTCACCTCCTTCCCCTTCCGGGCTCACCCGAGCACACTGACCTGAGTGCGGTAATAGACAAAGCCGTAAAGGATGCCAGGGCAATTGAGGAGGGTGGTGCGGACGCGCTAATACTCGAAAACTACGGCGATAAACCTTTTTTGAAGGAAGTTGGCAAGGAAACCGTCGCTGCGATGACTGTAATAGCCTGCGAGGTTAAGAGGGATGTTTCCATCGGGCTGGGGATAAATGTGCTCAGAAACGACGCCGTTGCGGCATTAGCCATTGCCAAAGCCGTAAACGCCGACTTTGTTAGAGTTAACCAGCTTTTCTTCACTTCCGTCTCCCCTGAAGGAATTCTTGAGGGGAAGGCCGGAGAGGTGATGAGGTACAAAAAGCTGGTTGACTGCAGGGCGATGATTTTTGCGGACATTGCAGTGAAACACGCTGTACACTTCGCCTCACTTGAGGATTACTGCCTAAATGCCGAGAGGAGTCTTGCGGACGCGGTGATTTTGACGGGAAAAACGACAGGTGGAGAAGTTTCTTTGGAAGAGCTGAAATACGCCAAAAAAACTTTGAAAATGCCTGTTCTCGCCGGAAGCGGTGTTAACGCGGAGAATGCTGCCAGAATTTTGAAGTGGTGCGACGGAGTTATTGTTGGCACCTACATAAAGCGGGGCGGATTGGTTGATGCCGAGAGAGTTAGGAGAATCGTTAGAGCTGCGAAAGGGTAG
- a CDS encoding ABC transporter ATP-binding protein, which produces MIEVRSLYYSYNSKPVIQDLEFEAERGEFVFILGPNGSGKTTLLKCMAGILKPKGAVLVEKVSIDRLSGRDLARKLAYVPQRSDSGFLTVYDVVLLGRRPYMGFSPSDEDYRIVEDVLSLLDLKKFSYRRINELSGGELQKVMIARALAQKPKILLLDEPTNNLDVKNQIEIMKLLRKIADEKEISVISTMHDLNLAAIFADKIVMLKNGRIFASGGKEVLTQENIKEVYGIEVEVLRHNGRVLIVPQ; this is translated from the coding sequence TTCAGGATTTGGAGTTTGAGGCTGAGAGGGGCGAATTCGTTTTCATTCTCGGCCCCAATGGGAGCGGAAAGACAACTCTGCTGAAGTGCATGGCCGGCATTCTGAAACCAAAGGGAGCGGTGCTCGTTGAAAAGGTTAGCATTGATAGGCTTTCGGGGAGAGATCTGGCCAGAAAGCTTGCTTACGTCCCCCAAAGAAGCGATTCAGGATTTTTAACTGTTTATGATGTCGTTCTGCTTGGCAGAAGGCCCTACATGGGCTTTTCACCATCCGATGAGGATTACAGGATTGTGGAGGACGTGCTTTCGCTGCTCGACCTCAAGAAGTTCTCCTACAGAAGAATCAACGAGCTAAGCGGTGGAGAGCTTCAGAAAGTAATGATTGCCAGAGCCTTAGCCCAGAAACCGAAAATACTCCTTCTGGACGAGCCCACGAACAACCTTGACGTGAAGAACCAGATTGAGATAATGAAGCTTCTTCGGAAAATAGCCGACGAGAAGGAGATTTCAGTTATATCCACCATGCACGACTTGAATCTTGCTGCCATCTTCGCAGACAAAATAGTAATGCTGAAAAACGGCAGGATATTCGCTTCAGGCGGTAAGGAGGTTCTTACGCAGGAGAACATAAAGGAGGTTTACGGCATAGAGGTGGAAGTTCTCAGGCACAACGGGAGGGTTCTTATTGTCCCGCAGTGA